Proteins encoded within one genomic window of Bacteroidetes Order II. bacterium:
- a CDS encoding ABC transporter ATP-binding protein has translation MFLLENVTHQYDGQTVLDMPSWKADQGEQWIMLGPSGSGKTTLLHILAGLLKPTSGNVTIAGQNLGTLGVAQIDRFRGQNIGIVFQRMHLFGTLTVRENLLMAQFVAGEPQSEERVDEVLEGLDIGTKKFAYPAQLSVGQAQRVSIARAVINRPKVILADEPTSALDDQNCDKVLELLKKQAETHKATLVITTHDQRIKDAFGNQFNL, from the coding sequence ATGTTTTTATTGGAAAATGTAACTCATCAATACGACGGCCAAACCGTTTTGGATATGCCCTCGTGGAAGGCGGATCAAGGTGAGCAATGGATCATGCTGGGCCCTTCTGGCTCCGGAAAAACCACGCTTCTCCACATTTTGGCGGGCCTATTGAAGCCCACCAGTGGAAACGTAACCATTGCAGGCCAGAATCTGGGCACTTTGGGTGTGGCACAGATAGACCGCTTTCGTGGACAGAATATTGGCATCGTATTTCAGAGAATGCACCTGTTTGGTACATTAACTGTACGCGAAAATTTGTTAATGGCCCAATTTGTGGCGGGGGAACCGCAAAGCGAGGAGCGGGTGGATGAAGTGCTGGAAGGATTAGACATTGGAACCAAAAAATTCGCCTACCCCGCACAACTGAGCGTAGGACAGGCGCAACGTGTCTCTATTGCACGTGCTGTGATCAATCGGCCCAAAGTAATTCTAGCGGATGAACCAACCTCCGCTTTGGATGATCAGAACTGTGACAAGGTGTTGGAACTGCTCAAAAAACAGGCAGAAACGCATAAAGCAACATTGGTCATAACCACACACGATCAGCGCATCAAAGATGCTTTTGGTAACCAGTTTAATTTGTAG
- the def gene encoding peptide deformylase: MILPIRRYGDPVLRKEAQAITSNTPELQTLIDNMFETMKNADGVGLAAPQIGESIRLFVVDVRHYEEDYQEKTGEPFPDAWKECMVFINPEIIAESDEESEYEEGCLSVPDIHEMVTRPSKISLQYLDRNFAPQTMEVDKLVARVIQHEHDHLEGILFLDHMSAFKRRMLQRKLRDIQRGVLETKYPMAKLSA; the protein is encoded by the coding sequence ATGATTTTGCCCATTAGACGTTACGGTGATCCGGTGCTGCGCAAAGAAGCGCAAGCAATAACCTCAAACACACCGGAACTTCAGACGCTTATAGACAACATGTTTGAGACCATGAAGAATGCAGATGGCGTTGGCTTGGCTGCACCGCAAATAGGCGAAAGTATCCGACTGTTTGTGGTAGATGTTCGTCATTACGAAGAAGACTATCAAGAAAAAACCGGAGAACCTTTCCCTGATGCCTGGAAAGAATGTATGGTTTTTATCAATCCAGAAATCATAGCAGAAAGCGACGAGGAATCCGAGTATGAAGAAGGTTGTCTTTCTGTACCCGACATCCACGAGATGGTGACACGGCCCAGCAAAATTAGCCTTCAATATTTAGACCGGAATTTCGCGCCTCAGACAATGGAGGTGGATAAACTGGTGGCACGGGTTATTCAACACGAGCACGACCATTTAGAAGGCATTTTATTCTTAGACCATATGAGCGCTTTTAAACGCCGAATGCTTCAACGGAAACTTCGCGACATTCAGCGCGGTGTTCTGGAAACCAAGTATCCTATGGCCAAATTGTCTGCTTAA
- the ruvX gene encoding Holliday junction resolvase RuvX: MPRLIGLDFGEKRIGVAITDPLQLIAQPHGTYHQAELWSVLTKMVQEEPGVEAFVVGWPLQEDGSEGAATFRVATFIQQLSEKFADIPIHKIDERYTSEMAIESIRASGLRMKARREKSRVDRTAAAILLRDFMELR, from the coding sequence ATGCCTCGATTGATTGGATTAGACTTCGGCGAAAAAAGAATTGGCGTGGCCATCACCGACCCATTACAGTTGATTGCCCAGCCACATGGTACCTATCACCAAGCAGAACTCTGGTCGGTTTTGACCAAAATGGTGCAGGAAGAACCGGGTGTGGAGGCCTTTGTCGTGGGATGGCCCTTGCAAGAAGACGGCTCCGAAGGGGCTGCAACCTTTAGGGTGGCGACATTTATCCAACAGCTATCCGAAAAATTTGCTGATATTCCGATTCACAAAATAGATGAACGATATACCTCCGAAATGGCCATTGAAAGCATTCGGGCTTCGGGATTACGCATGAAGGCACGGCGCGAAAAATCGCGGGTGGACAGAACGGCAGCCGCCATTCTACTTCGTGACTTTATGGAACTGCGCTAA
- a CDS encoding alpha/beta hydrolase: METPTSPSNTVAKVIRNSALALGAATVAALNALAYRHAHLLTRYVEAPRGLKKHPAELTSAERFQAALKGIGNPRPQNDQFPERPYKTIEIPGEEHTLEAWLLPAEQALGTVALFHGYTSKKSDLLDKALFFHDAGYEVILVDFSGSGGSGGSQTSIGYYEAHEVAAVCRYLEETSKSPIILFGTSMGAVAILKALATEELSSLKNQPRALILECPFGSMYRAVANRFENIGIPTFPVAALMVFWGGVQNGFWAFRHRPTDYAKRVSVPTLLIWGEKDPHVRREEVEAVYKNLAGPKQLCCLPHAAHSDFMLADGERWRQVVHDFMTHLSA, translated from the coding sequence ATGGAAACACCCACTTCCCCCTCCAATACCGTCGCCAAGGTAATTCGGAACTCGGCCCTTGCTCTTGGAGCGGCCACCGTCGCTGCCTTGAACGCTCTTGCATACCGTCATGCACATCTGCTGACCCGATATGTGGAGGCACCACGGGGGTTGAAAAAACATCCTGCCGAGCTGACGTCGGCCGAGCGGTTTCAGGCCGCGCTCAAAGGAATCGGAAATCCGCGCCCGCAAAACGACCAGTTTCCAGAACGCCCCTATAAAACCATCGAAATTCCGGGAGAGGAGCACACTTTGGAAGCGTGGCTTCTACCCGCAGAACAGGCGCTGGGGACTGTTGCGCTTTTTCATGGCTACACCAGCAAAAAATCCGACTTACTGGATAAAGCATTGTTTTTTCATGATGCAGGCTATGAGGTTATACTGGTGGACTTTTCAGGATCGGGAGGATCGGGTGGGTCCCAAACCAGTATAGGCTACTACGAAGCGCACGAAGTGGCGGCGGTTTGTCGGTATCTCGAAGAAACAAGCAAATCACCCATAATACTTTTTGGCACTTCGATGGGAGCAGTTGCCATTTTGAAGGCGCTGGCCACCGAAGAATTAAGCAGCCTCAAAAACCAACCCCGTGCCCTCATTCTGGAATGCCCATTTGGCTCTATGTATCGTGCCGTTGCCAATCGGTTTGAGAATATCGGCATTCCCACCTTTCCGGTTGCTGCCCTGATGGTATTTTGGGGAGGTGTACAAAACGGCTTTTGGGCCTTTAGACATCGCCCAACCGACTATGCAAAACGGGTTTCAGTTCCAACGTTGCTCATTTGGGGCGAAAAAGACCCACACGTCCGCCGAGAAGAGGTGGAGGCGGTGTACAAAAACCTCGCAGGCCCTAAACAGTTGTGTTGCTTACCCCATGCAGCCCATTCCGACTTTATGCTCGCCGATGGCGAACGATGGCGGCAGGTTGTCCATGACTTTATGACACATCTGAGCGCCTAA
- a CDS encoding BlaI/MecI/CopY family transcriptional regulator translates to MKRTYTGLGETEMELLRHVWEAGRCTVADIHKAVMKYRPVAYTTVMSVMKKLADKGYLKFQQEGNAYVYWSAEPAAEMQGKVLQEVVEKVFSGSPIALVQTLVEQGNMSEAQREELLAIIEQLKP, encoded by the coding sequence ATGAAACGAACTTATACCGGACTGGGCGAAACCGAAATGGAATTGCTCCGGCACGTATGGGAGGCCGGACGTTGTACCGTTGCTGATATTCATAAGGCTGTCATGAAATACCGCCCTGTGGCCTATACGACCGTTATGTCCGTCATGAAAAAATTAGCCGATAAAGGCTACCTAAAATTCCAGCAAGAGGGCAATGCCTATGTTTATTGGTCTGCCGAGCCAGCTGCCGAAATGCAAGGGAAGGTCTTGCAAGAAGTAGTAGAAAAAGTCTTTAGTGGCTCGCCTATTGCCTTGGTACAAACGTTGGTAGAACAAGGCAATATGAGCGAAGCACAGCGCGAGGAACTGCTTGCGATTATTGAACAACTAAAGCCTTGA
- a CDS encoding metal-dependent transcriptional regulator, whose protein sequence is MLSQATQDYLKLIYRLETEGRRPSTNDLAKGMDVAAASVTNMLKRLADLKLVTYTSYRGVSLTDSGRLIALEMLRHHRLIETYLAQALGYSLDQLHDEAEHLEHHISEQFEERIDALLGYPRYDPHGDPIPSKEGLIPPRCNNALSEAALEVDWVVRRISDHSKELLRYLMQCHLVPETKVRIMDKAPFEGPLTLRIGENEVVVGYKAACYVFVEQVDREFL, encoded by the coding sequence ATGCTAAGTCAAGCCACTCAGGATTACCTGAAACTCATTTACCGCCTTGAGACAGAAGGCAGACGCCCCTCTACCAACGACCTAGCAAAGGGGATGGACGTTGCGGCTGCATCCGTGACCAATATGCTTAAACGCCTTGCAGACCTAAAATTGGTGACCTATACCTCGTATCGTGGGGTTTCCCTCACCGACTCTGGCCGATTGATTGCATTAGAAATGTTGCGCCATCATCGGTTGATCGAAACTTATCTGGCACAGGCACTGGGGTACTCGTTAGATCAACTACACGACGAGGCCGAGCATCTGGAGCACCACATTTCCGAACAATTTGAAGAGCGCATAGATGCACTATTGGGATATCCTCGGTACGATCCTCATGGAGACCCTATACCTTCCAAAGAGGGCCTGATTCCGCCGAGATGTAACAATGCCCTTTCCGAAGCTGCCTTAGAAGTGGATTGGGTGGTTCGTCGGATTTCAGATCACAGCAAAGAACTCCTTCGATATTTGATGCAGTGCCATTTGGTTCCGGAAACCAAGGTAAGGATTATGGACAAGGCGCCTTTTGAGGGTCCATTAACCTTGCGCATTGGGGAAAACGAGGTTGTGGTGGGGTATAAGGCTGCTTGCTATGTCTTTGTAGAACAAGTGGATAGGGAATTTTTATGA
- a CDS encoding zinc ABC transporter substrate-binding protein, producing the protein MNKLLYFVLGVIFVGCTRPQADDQEKFRVVTTTGMIADAAKEIGREHVSVKALMGPGVDPHLYKATQGDLLSLMNADLVLYNGLHLEGKMGEVLEKLARRKPVMALGQMIPSEKLLHVSDAEEAIYDPHIWFDVSLWQRVAEAVGQKLAEMLPDKQLEIRTNTTTYLAHLRELEDHMRSRVAEIPQEHRILLTAHDAFGYFGRAYGFRVVGLQGISTAGEYGLGDIRRVVQIITQNRIKAVFVESSISPRAIEAVVEGAKQRGQAVHIGGHLFSDAMGQPGTSESTYVGMMRYNINTIVQALK; encoded by the coding sequence ATGAACAAGTTATTGTATTTTGTTTTGGGGGTAATTTTTGTTGGATGCACCAGGCCGCAAGCCGATGATCAGGAAAAATTCCGTGTGGTGACCACCACGGGCATGATCGCCGACGCAGCAAAGGAAATTGGACGGGAGCATGTCTCGGTGAAGGCGTTGATGGGGCCGGGCGTAGATCCGCATTTATACAAGGCCACCCAAGGTGATCTGCTTAGCCTGATGAACGCAGATTTGGTGTTGTACAATGGCCTTCATCTGGAAGGAAAAATGGGCGAGGTTTTAGAGAAATTGGCCCGCCGAAAACCAGTGATGGCTTTAGGACAAATGATTCCATCAGAAAAACTTCTTCATGTATCTGACGCAGAAGAGGCAATCTATGACCCCCATATTTGGTTTGATGTATCGTTATGGCAAAGGGTAGCCGAAGCGGTTGGACAGAAGTTGGCAGAGATGCTCCCGGATAAACAACTGGAAATCCGTACCAATACCACAACCTATCTAGCGCACCTCCGGGAATTGGAGGACCATATGCGTAGCCGAGTGGCCGAGATTCCCCAAGAGCATCGCATTTTGCTCACCGCGCACGATGCTTTTGGCTATTTTGGCCGCGCTTATGGTTTTCGGGTGGTAGGACTTCAGGGCATCAGTACAGCAGGGGAATATGGCCTGGGAGACATTCGGCGAGTGGTGCAAATCATTACCCAAAACCGGATAAAAGCAGTTTTTGTGGAGTCGAGCATCTCGCCCCGTGCGATAGAAGCCGTCGTGGAAGGAGCAAAACAACGAGGACAAGCAGTACACATTGGCGGGCACTTATTTTCGGATGCGATGGGGCAACCTGGAACTTCCGAGAGTACCTACGTGGGGATGATGCGTTACAACATAAATACCATCGTACAGGCACTGAAATAG
- a CDS encoding metal ABC transporter ATP-binding protein: protein MKSSDIRRSEGQIIALEVHDLTVAYRDKPVIWGVDFALPERQLAAIVGPNGAGKSTLLKAIMGLITAASGQVRVYDQPLEAVRKEVAYVPQRESVDWDFPTNVLDVVMMGRYGQMGLFRRPGKADREAALGALEKVGMAEFAKRQISQLSGGQQQRIFLARALAQEARLYLMDEPFAGVDAATEAAILELLQSLRAEGRTVLVVHHDLQTVADYFDYVLMINMRLIANGPMEDTFTTENLQKTYGGRLNLLSEVAHLATRHSHIIHAEKKPE from the coding sequence ATGAAATCATCCGATATCCGACGATCCGAGGGACAAATCATTGCCTTAGAAGTGCATGATCTGACGGTGGCCTACCGAGATAAACCCGTAATTTGGGGGGTTGATTTTGCCTTGCCCGAACGCCAACTTGCCGCCATTGTAGGGCCTAATGGTGCGGGGAAATCTACGTTGCTCAAAGCCATCATGGGGCTAATTACCGCAGCATCCGGACAGGTTCGGGTTTATGACCAGCCCTTGGAGGCCGTGCGTAAAGAAGTGGCTTATGTACCTCAGCGGGAGTCGGTGGACTGGGACTTTCCGACCAATGTACTGGATGTTGTGATGATGGGTCGCTATGGCCAAATGGGCCTGTTCCGACGTCCGGGGAAGGCAGACCGAGAAGCTGCTTTGGGCGCATTAGAAAAAGTGGGTATGGCGGAGTTTGCTAAACGGCAAATCTCACAACTTTCGGGAGGGCAGCAACAACGCATTTTTTTGGCCCGCGCTTTGGCCCAAGAAGCCCGCTTATACTTGATGGACGAGCCTTTTGCAGGGGTAGATGCGGCAACCGAAGCGGCCATTCTGGAACTCTTGCAATCCCTGCGTGCCGAAGGCCGAACGGTCTTGGTGGTCCATCATGACCTGCAAACAGTAGCTGATTATTTTGACTATGTGCTGATGATCAACATGCGGCTTATTGCTAATGGACCAATGGAGGACACCTTTACCACCGAAAACCTCCAGAAAACCTATGGTGGACGTCTCAACCTGCTTTCGGAAGTAGCGCATCTGGCTACCCGCCATAGCCACATTATCCACGCCGAAAAAAAACCGGAATAA
- a CDS encoding metal ABC transporter permease: protein MNELLDFMLLREANTRYVVAGTMLLGLTAGMLGSFTVLRRRALLGDAIAHAVLPGVCLAFMFTGTKDPFILLVGALLSGGLATFFMDLVQRNTKLPADAVLALVLSVFFGIGIFLLTMIQQSGMAAQTGLDKFLFGQAASLLGRDVILFGLIGASVLFTLFIFFNPLKLISFDPAFASSVGFHVFRYDALLTALLVAAITAGIQAVGVVLMAALLVTPAVAARYWTEDLRVMMWLAGAFGALSGWLGALASYYIPGLPTGPCVVVAATFIFGTSMFFAPERGMIVRWLRHKQTKRRIMQENVLKTLYQLHEEIPEKQLFTLYDISEKRFFVPQELALCLRHLAKEGYVKQNKKGYFFQKKGWDEAMRITRLHRLWELYLAEHLAFPDDHVHADAEAMEHMITPELEEKLRQTLNHPLHDPHASPIPYNNPTGTIA from the coding sequence ATGAACGAACTACTTGATTTTATGCTGCTTCGCGAAGCCAATACCCGTTATGTGGTGGCTGGAACGATGTTGTTGGGGCTGACAGCGGGCATGTTGGGCAGTTTCACCGTATTGCGCAGGCGGGCATTACTGGGAGATGCTATTGCACATGCGGTTCTGCCGGGCGTGTGTCTTGCTTTTATGTTCACGGGTACCAAAGATCCATTTATACTATTGGTAGGTGCTTTACTATCGGGTGGATTGGCCACTTTTTTCATGGATTTGGTGCAACGAAATACCAAACTTCCGGCAGATGCGGTATTGGCGTTGGTCTTGTCTGTATTTTTTGGGATCGGGATATTTTTGCTTACCATGATCCAACAATCTGGTATGGCTGCCCAAACAGGGTTGGATAAGTTTCTCTTTGGACAGGCGGCTTCCCTGTTGGGACGTGATGTGATCTTGTTTGGGCTAATTGGAGCAAGCGTCTTATTCACGTTATTCATTTTCTTTAACCCCTTAAAATTAATAAGCTTCGACCCCGCTTTTGCGTCTTCGGTGGGCTTTCATGTTTTTCGCTACGATGCCTTGCTGACCGCTTTGTTGGTGGCTGCCATCACCGCAGGTATTCAGGCGGTTGGCGTGGTACTTATGGCGGCTCTTTTGGTAACGCCCGCCGTCGCTGCTCGGTACTGGACGGAGGACCTCCGGGTGATGATGTGGCTGGCGGGCGCCTTCGGGGCCTTGAGTGGTTGGCTGGGGGCATTGGCCTCCTATTATATTCCGGGCTTGCCCACCGGGCCATGTGTTGTGGTGGCCGCCACCTTCATTTTTGGAACTTCTATGTTTTTTGCACCCGAACGCGGCATGATCGTCAGATGGCTGCGACATAAGCAAACAAAGCGGCGTATTATGCAGGAAAATGTCTTAAAAACACTCTATCAGTTACATGAAGAAATTCCAGAAAAACAACTATTTACGCTTTATGATATTTCAGAAAAACGGTTCTTTGTTCCCCAAGAACTGGCCTTATGTCTGAGGCACTTGGCAAAAGAAGGATATGTGAAACAAAATAAAAAGGGCTATTTTTTTCAAAAAAAAGGCTGGGACGAAGCCATGCGGATTACGCGACTACACCGACTTTGGGAGCTGTATCTTGCCGAGCACTTGGCCTTTCCTGATGACCATGTACATGCCGATGCCGAGGCGATGGAACACATGATTACCCCTGAACTGGAAGAAAAACTGCGCCAAACCCTAAATCACCCGTTACATGATCCACATGCCTCTCCCATTCCCTACAACAATCCAACGGGTACAATTGCGTAA